A region from the Syntrophorhabdaceae bacterium genome encodes:
- a CDS encoding zinc-ribbon domain-containing protein: MRCGNCGNENPEGSHFCIKCGKELGAAEPGIVTCPHCGVQIASGALFCSACGKSIGAPYGDVSQGRTFDSPLPEPDTGSFSSNIALDIILSVITCGIYWFFWQARQMRAINYLLGQQRYNFWLWFLLTIVTCSLFNIYYEYYMAQGIVEAQDKRGFPQSRDLPVLSLILAIIGLNIVTDAIQQNAINKIFGK, from the coding sequence ATGCGGTGCGGGAACTGCGGTAACGAGAATCCGGAGGGATCACATTTTTGCATAAAATGCGGAAAAGAACTGGGCGCAGCGGAACCCGGCATAGTGACCTGCCCCCATTGCGGCGTCCAGATAGCATCCGGGGCGCTCTTCTGCTCCGCATGCGGGAAATCCATAGGGGCCCCCTACGGGGATGTAAGCCAGGGCAGGACCTTTGACTCTCCCCTTCCCGAGCCCGACACAGGCTCCTTTTCATCGAACATCGCCCTCGACATCATCCTGTCCGTCATCACATGCGGCATCTACTGGTTCTTCTGGCAGGCCCGGCAGATGCGCGCCATCAATTACCTTCTCGGACAACAGCGGTATAATTTCTGGCTCTGGTTCCTTCTGACCATCGTGACCTGCAGCCTCTTTAACATTTACTACGAGTATTACATGGCCCAGGGTATCGTAGAAGCCCAGGACAAACGGGGCTTCCCACAATCCAGGGACCTGCCCGTCCTCAGTCTCATCCTCGCGATAATCGGCCTCAACATCGTCACCGACGCCATCCAGCAGAATGCCATAAACAAGATCTTCGGCAAATAG
- a CDS encoding PAS domain S-box protein, producing the protein MSEEHYRSFVDLSPDIIYRLDKEGRIVFISNAVRQLGYDPDELTGRLFEDIVHPDDRGQAPAHFVERRVGDRSTRKMELRLVKKNRIVQNYSLAEVTVELSSKGKWDVPDADISNPGKRFLYSQGIARDITERKRMEEEREELIVELKEALFRVKTLSGLLPICSHCKKIRNDTGRWEQLEDYIRRHSEAEFSHALCPECARKTYPDYFK; encoded by the coding sequence TTGAGTGAAGAACACTACCGCTCTTTTGTCGACCTGAGTCCCGACATCATTTATCGCCTGGACAAGGAAGGACGGATAGTGTTCATTTCCAACGCCGTAAGACAACTCGGCTATGATCCGGACGAGCTTACGGGAAGGTTGTTCGAAGATATAGTCCATCCTGATGACCGAGGGCAAGCACCGGCTCACTTTGTGGAAAGACGTGTGGGCGATAGATCCACCCGAAAAATGGAACTGCGCCTTGTTAAAAAGAACAGAATCGTCCAGAACTACTCTCTTGCCGAGGTCACCGTTGAGCTTTCTTCCAAGGGGAAATGGGATGTTCCCGATGCCGACATATCAAACCCGGGGAAACGCTTTCTGTACTCGCAGGGTATCGCCCGGGATATTACCGAACGGAAGCGCATGGAAGAGGAACGGGAAGAACTTATTGTCGAACTCAAAGAAGCCTTATTCAGGGTCAAGACATTGAGCGGACTGCTTCCCATATGCAGTCACTGCAAGAAGATCCGCAATGACACGGGTCGTTGGGAACAATTGGAAGATTACATAAGACGGCATTCGGAAGCAGAATTCAGTCATGCCCTTTGTCCGGAATGCGCAAGAAAGACATATCCAGACTATTTCAAATGA
- a CDS encoding flavodoxin family protein, translating to MKNAVILFGSPRKKGNTVELARAMSNTLKDRGWGVRTLYLNDLNIRPCQGCYACLPGGVCKINDDMRDVRKYIMESDLIVYATPIYWFGPSGQLKLVMDRSMAFMDENFGSRIEGKKAVTLTTFGDEDMDSCRPAIDIFRKTFDLLKVTYAGQVDVPGCQPQGGVKQEYIDRTKALAESLA from the coding sequence ATGAAAAACGCGGTGATCCTTTTTGGGAGTCCCCGGAAGAAAGGTAATACGGTCGAATTGGCCCGGGCCATGTCAAATACACTGAAAGACAGGGGATGGGGTGTCAGGACGCTTTATCTCAACGACCTCAATATCCGGCCCTGCCAGGGTTGTTATGCTTGTCTTCCCGGCGGCGTCTGCAAGATCAATGACGACATGAGGGATGTCCGCAAGTATATCATGGAGTCGGATCTCATTGTTTACGCGACCCCGATATACTGGTTCGGCCCCTCAGGACAGTTGAAGCTCGTCATGGACCGGTCCATGGCTTTCATGGACGAGAACTTTGGCTCCCGCATAGAAGGGAAGAAAGCCGTTACCCTGACGACATTCGGCGACGAGGATATGGATTCCTGCCGACCTGCGATCGATATTTTCCGGAAGACCTTCGACCTCCTCAAGGTGACCTACGCGGGACAGGTCGACGTACCCGGCTGCCAGCCGCAAGGGGGCGTCAAACAGGAATACATAGACAGGACGAAGGCGCTCGCCGAATCACTGGCATGA
- a CDS encoding PAS domain S-box protein produces the protein MTFAEDTERKEHKETIKQREEIYQALIESTDIGFVVLNARAAVVDANVTYVSLAGHRCIRDILGKNIFEWTAPHDRDRLAQELMICLEKGSARNLEIDHTDRKGSVTPVEINSTRINTDSGNSIVAFCRDISNRRRIAGRLNYELEKVSALTESTPFGLMVIDKRGNLKYINNKFKIIFGYEIEDLRDGRTWFRKAYPDRDYRHRVISTWVECAGRFLKPGEAGERKPYTFTAVCKDGSKKMINFIPVQLSSGDTLISCEDITARKLMEKEKMQLEARMRQSEKMEAIGKLAGGIAHDFNNILSVLLGHAGFLKMKIRGDDPLKARVAQIIDAIEKASSFTRSLLAFSRKQDVVLQPVQINAVIRKGIYVLAALLPKNIQLEMLLDAQDETILADISKIDQVMMNLIANARDAMPQGGKITIESKKVTLDKRFQELHGYGAPAEYVLITVADTGTGMDEGAKDKIFEPFYTTKKTGEGTGLGLAIVYGIVKQHNGYINVSSEPNRGTTFNVYFPVETPEKPERSMSHSSEAKVNNADADEGPPAF, from the coding sequence ATGACCTTTGCAGAAGATACGGAACGAAAAGAGCATAAAGAGACCATCAAGCAAAGGGAAGAGATATATCAAGCATTGATCGAGTCAACGGATATCGGTTTTGTGGTCCTCAATGCCAGGGCCGCCGTCGTGGACGCCAACGTTACATATGTCAGCCTTGCAGGCCACCGCTGTATCAGAGACATCCTTGGAAAGAACATCTTTGAATGGACGGCGCCGCACGATCGGGACAGGCTCGCTCAAGAACTGATGATATGCCTGGAGAAAGGTTCTGCACGGAACCTCGAGATCGATCATACGGACAGGAAGGGCAGCGTCACGCCGGTCGAGATCAACTCCACGCGTATCAATACCGATTCTGGAAATAGCATCGTCGCTTTTTGTCGCGATATTTCAAACCGCAGACGTATCGCAGGAAGACTCAATTATGAACTCGAAAAAGTTTCAGCCCTTACAGAAAGCACTCCATTTGGGCTGATGGTCATCGATAAACGGGGGAATCTCAAATATATCAACAACAAGTTCAAAATAATATTCGGATATGAGATCGAAGATCTTCGGGATGGAAGGACATGGTTCCGAAAGGCATATCCCGATCGGGACTATCGGCACAGGGTAATTTCCACCTGGGTCGAATGCGCGGGAAGATTCTTGAAGCCCGGCGAAGCCGGGGAGAGAAAACCCTATACGTTTACCGCGGTCTGTAAAGACGGCTCGAAAAAGATGATCAACTTTATCCCCGTACAGCTCAGCAGCGGTGATACCCTCATTAGCTGCGAGGACATCACCGCCCGAAAGCTGATGGAAAAAGAGAAGATGCAGCTTGAGGCGCGGATGCGCCAATCAGAAAAGATGGAAGCCATCGGAAAACTGGCCGGCGGCATTGCCCACGACTTTAACAACATCCTTTCCGTTCTGCTGGGCCATGCCGGTTTTCTGAAGATGAAGATCCGGGGAGACGATCCGCTGAAAGCCCGTGTGGCGCAGATCATCGATGCAATTGAAAAGGCCTCGAGCTTCACCAGGAGTCTCCTTGCCTTCAGCCGGAAACAGGACGTCGTGCTTCAACCGGTTCAGATCAATGCCGTGATCAGGAAGGGCATATACGTTCTGGCCGCGCTGCTTCCGAAAAATATCCAGCTCGAGATGTTGCTCGACGCTCAGGATGAGACGATCCTGGCGGATATATCCAAGATCGATCAGGTCATGATGAATCTGATCGCAAACGCCCGCGATGCCATGCCGCAAGGCGGGAAGATCACCATTGAATCGAAAAAGGTCACCCTGGACAAGAGATTCCAGGAGCTGCATGGATACGGCGCCCCGGCGGAGTATGTCCTGATCACCGTTGCCGACACGGGCACCGGCATGGATGAGGGTGCAAAAGACAAGATATTCGAGCCCTTCTATACCACGAAGAAAACGGGGGAGGGAACAGGTCTTGGCCTTGCCATTGTTTACGGCATAGTGAAGCAGCATAATGGATATATCAACGTTTCCAGCGAGCCGAACAGGGGAACGACTTTTAATGTCTATTTCCCTGTAGAAACGCCGGAGAAGCCCGAGAGATCGATGAGCCATTCATCTGAGGCGAAAGTCAACAACGCTGATGCTGATGAAGGGCCCCCTGCGTTTTAA
- a CDS encoding DUF948 domain-containing protein, which translates to MNNIFLGIITLAVVVLVVYVVHMIITLKKTVASLDRFIATTEETLRPTLEELQTTLQSVRKITDDVGTVTDDARYVSGSVRQIGEAINEVSFAVKDAAAASVNETRGLKAGIRAGVTYFLRNACSRGRTQR; encoded by the coding sequence ATGAATAATATTTTTCTGGGTATCATTACTCTGGCGGTGGTGGTACTCGTCGTGTATGTTGTTCATATGATAATAACTCTCAAGAAAACGGTGGCATCACTGGACCGGTTCATCGCAACCACGGAGGAAACCCTCCGGCCTACGCTGGAGGAATTGCAGACGACCTTGCAAAGCGTCAGGAAGATCACCGATGACGTGGGCACGGTAACGGACGACGCTCGGTATGTCTCGGGTTCCGTGAGGCAAATCGGAGAGGCTATCAACGAGGTAAGTTTTGCAGTAAAAGATGCCGCCGCGGCGTCGGTCAATGAAACAAGGGGGCTGAAAGCCGGGATAAGAGCGGGTGTAACTTATTTTTTGAGGAATGCGTGCTCCAGAGGCAGGACGCAGCGATAA
- a CDS encoding PAS domain-containing protein, which produces MCNINENRRSGEELLERERRFRAIFDLTFQFMALLTPGGDVLEVNRAALLFVGAQEKDVIGRKFWMTPWWSHSRKLMNMLRNAVKESADQRLQRFEATHRSSDGALHYFDFSLKPVLGKEGKAVFLIAEGRDITERRNAETLLRESEERYRIAIEKSNDGVALTKGSLHFYVNEKFLKMFGYENIGEIVGQPITITVHPDDQEMVTTYSKGGRKKPITIRVQGYPQRWNGYIY; this is translated from the coding sequence ATGTGTAATATCAATGAAAACCGAAGGTCAGGGGAAGAGCTTCTCGAAAGGGAACGCAGATTTCGTGCGATATTTGACCTCACGTTTCAGTTCATGGCCCTGTTGACGCCTGGCGGCGACGTATTGGAGGTGAACAGGGCCGCATTGCTGTTCGTCGGGGCTCAGGAAAAGGATGTCATTGGACGCAAGTTCTGGATGACGCCATGGTGGTCTCATTCCAGGAAACTGATGAATATGCTGCGGAATGCCGTAAAGGAATCCGCAGACCAAAGACTCCAGCGTTTCGAGGCCACTCACCGCTCTTCGGACGGCGCCCTTCATTATTTCGATTTTTCCTTAAAACCCGTATTGGGCAAGGAGGGCAAGGCAGTTTTTCTGATTGCCGAAGGCCGTGATATAACAGAGCGGAGAAATGCTGAAACGCTGTTGAGGGAATCGGAAGAGCGTTACCGGATCGCTATTGAGAAATCGAATGACGGTGTTGCCCTGACAAAGGGCAGTCTGCATTTCTATGTGAATGAGAAATTCCTTAAGATGTTCGGATACGAAAATATCGGGGAGATCGTGGGACAGCCGATCACTATCACGGTGCACCCCGACGATCAAGAAATGGTGACCACCTACAGCAAAGGGGGGCGCAAGAAGCCCATCACGATACGAGTTCAAGGGTATCCGCAAAGATGGAACGGTTATATATATTGA
- a CDS encoding AI-2E family transporter, protein MMENRFYSFVLMFIVVVLGYLTYEILSPFLSAIMWGIVLSLIFYPLYAFILKYVRYRSLASILTLLSIFLILIGPFSYFAYLLTQETVALVNRIQTGDGNLLQGFLAHPIVSTVVQKLIVVLRTTEAEFYKTVTDSIVYTARESTGLIKAGFGNIVVGSVNFIFMFLAIFFFLEDGPSFIEKMGSFMPFSRKQRTRLLRQTKDIVVSTIYGGVVVAMSQAVIGSIAFALLGIRSPMVWGLAMFIASFIPAVGTFIVWGPMVIYLFFQAQYVKGIILILVGVLAISSVDNILRPLIIKGKMKMPTVAIFFAILGGIKFFGFIGLILGPLVLALFVSVFDIFRYSEEERGKMEDDTQ, encoded by the coding sequence ATGATGGAAAACAGGTTCTACAGTTTCGTTCTTATGTTCATCGTTGTCGTGCTCGGGTATCTTACATACGAGATCCTCAGCCCTTTTCTGTCCGCCATCATGTGGGGGATCGTGCTTTCCCTTATCTTCTACCCCCTGTACGCCTTTATCCTTAAGTACGTGAGGTACAGATCGCTTGCATCGATCCTGACGCTTCTGTCCATCTTTCTTATCCTCATCGGGCCTTTCTCCTATTTCGCCTATCTCCTCACCCAGGAGACGGTCGCCCTTGTGAACCGCATCCAGACAGGTGACGGCAACCTGCTCCAGGGTTTTCTCGCCCACCCCATCGTCAGCACGGTAGTTCAAAAGCTCATCGTCGTCCTCCGGACGACGGAAGCGGAATTCTACAAGACCGTGACTGACAGCATCGTGTACACGGCGAGAGAGTCGACGGGTCTCATAAAGGCAGGGTTCGGCAACATTGTCGTCGGCAGCGTCAATTTCATCTTCATGTTCCTGGCCATCTTCTTTTTTCTTGAGGACGGTCCATCATTCATTGAAAAGATGGGGAGTTTCATGCCCTTTTCCAGGAAACAGCGCACCCGGCTTCTCCGCCAGACAAAGGATATCGTCGTATCCACCATCTACGGGGGTGTGGTCGTCGCAATGTCCCAGGCGGTCATTGGCAGCATCGCCTTTGCCCTTCTCGGTATTCGCTCTCCCATGGTTTGGGGTCTCGCCATGTTTATCGCATCTTTTATTCCCGCGGTGGGAACCTTTATCGTTTGGGGCCCCATGGTCATCTATCTTTTCTTCCAGGCCCAGTATGTAAAAGGTATAATCCTCATTCTCGTCGGGGTGCTGGCCATAAGCTCCGTTGACAACATACTCAGGCCCCTCATCATCAAAGGCAAAATGAAAATGCCCACAGTGGCGATATTCTTTGCCATCCTTGGGGGCATCAAGTTCTTCGGTTTCATCGGGCTCATCCTTGGCCCTCTTGTCCTTGCCCTCTTCGTCTCCGTCTTCGATATATTCAGGTATTCCGAGGAAGAAAGGGGCAAGATGGAAGATGACACCCAGTGA
- a CDS encoding ATP-binding protein — translation MNIRGPFYFTTKKTGKAIWDYKMLNDGDKVILAVSGGKDSLCLLKIMQERLKFVPINYELIACHVDMGFPWVNTDILADYFEKEGLSYIIARPPEAWKGQEEDFDCFWCSWNRRKAIFDLAGDIGANKIAFAHHMDDIIETMLLNLFFQGEIGTMMPYQEMFDGELAIIRPLAYVEEKELTRLARILDLPVIASSCPRGDTSKRSLVKGIVADLRQHNRNVKKNIFRSLAKIRKEYLPEIAPK, via the coding sequence ATGAATATCCGCGGTCCCTTCTACTTCACCACGAAAAAGACCGGCAAGGCCATCTGGGACTACAAGATGCTCAACGACGGCGACAAGGTCATCCTTGCCGTCTCGGGCGGCAAGGACAGTCTGTGTCTTCTCAAGATAATGCAGGAGCGCCTGAAATTCGTCCCCATCAATTACGAACTCATCGCCTGCCATGTGGACATGGGTTTTCCCTGGGTCAATACGGACATACTCGCCGACTACTTCGAAAAGGAGGGTCTTTCCTACATCATCGCACGGCCTCCCGAGGCATGGAAGGGGCAAGAGGAGGATTTCGACTGTTTCTGGTGCAGCTGGAACCGGCGCAAGGCCATCTTCGATCTCGCGGGTGACATCGGCGCGAACAAGATCGCCTTCGCCCATCACATGGACGACATCATAGAAACGATGCTGCTCAATCTTTTTTTCCAGGGCGAGATCGGAACCATGATGCCCTATCAGGAGATGTTCGACGGGGAACTGGCCATCATTCGCCCCCTGGCCTATGTCGAAGAGAAGGAACTCACCCGCCTCGCCAGGATCCTGGACCTCCCCGTCATCGCCTCGTCATGTCCCCGCGGGGACACCTCGAAGCGGAGCCTCGTCAAAGGCATCGTCGCCGACCTCAGGCAGCACAACCGCAACGTAAAGAAGAACATCTTCAGAAGCCTCGCCAAGATCCGCAAAGAATACCTCCCGGAAATCGCACCGAAGTGA
- a CDS encoding YtxH domain-containing protein, translating into MGQQDSGFSAGTVLLSFFLGGIIGAGVALLTTPKTGQETRRIIKDLAEDAKDKAEEYVGHVKEKATTFVDKGKDFVDKEKNIITRAVEAGKEAYEREKQG; encoded by the coding sequence ATGGGACAGCAGGATAGCGGTTTCAGTGCAGGTACGGTTCTTCTTTCCTTCTTTCTTGGCGGGATAATAGGCGCCGGAGTGGCCCTTCTGACAACTCCGAAGACCGGGCAGGAAACGAGAAGGATCATCAAGGATTTGGCCGAGGATGCAAAGGATAAGGCTGAAGAATACGTGGGCCATGTAAAGGAAAAGGCGACGACCTTTGTCGATAAGGGCAAGGACTTCGTCGACAAGGAGAAGAACATAATCACGAGGGCCGTTGAGGCCGGTAAGGAAGCATACGAAAGAGAAAAACAGGGCTAA
- a CDS encoding DUF2752 domain-containing protein, with the protein MEHYLIPRKAALALIALLLAFVFVNTTGIVSAEKLVGTLPVFCPFEALTGIPCPGCGMTRAMLSLIAGNPGDAAAYNPFCFFLLFVVIVSIIPARWLKKAPPGVGRVLPHLYIVALVLVISFWVFDRLLPNLK; encoded by the coding sequence ATGGAGCATTATCTCATCCCCAGGAAAGCGGCCCTCGCCCTTATCGCCCTTCTCCTGGCGTTTGTCTTCGTTAACACGACGGGGATCGTCTCCGCCGAGAAACTCGTCGGCACCCTCCCCGTCTTCTGTCCCTTCGAGGCGCTCACGGGCATCCCCTGCCCCGGCTGCGGCATGACCCGCGCCATGCTCAGCCTTATCGCGGGCAACCCCGGAGACGCCGCCGCTTATAATCCTTTTTGCTTCTTCCTTCTCTTCGTGGTCATCGTAAGCATTATCCCCGCCCGCTGGCTTAAGAAGGCCCCCCCGGGCGTCGGACGTGTTCTGCCCCATCTTTATATCGTCGCTCTGGTCCTCGTCATCAGCTTCTGGGTGTTTGACCGCCTGCTGCCGAATCTGAAATGA
- a CDS encoding helix-turn-helix transcriptional regulator, producing the protein MKRREEELRFKSQHLEEANIALKALARHIEENKQELEDNIVLNVKTLVFPYINKMQKMNLNIRQKMFMEIIENNLNNIISPFLKNISHFGFTPTEMHIASLIKDGRKTKEIAESLHISRRAVEVHRYNIRKKLNLNNNRRNLCAFLLSLDHWS; encoded by the coding sequence TTGAAGAGGAGAGAGGAAGAACTTCGCTTCAAATCTCAGCATCTTGAGGAAGCAAATATAGCTTTGAAAGCGCTGGCCAGGCACATTGAAGAGAACAAACAGGAACTTGAGGATAACATTGTCCTCAACGTCAAAACACTGGTCTTCCCCTACATTAACAAAATGCAAAAAATGAATCTCAATATCAGACAAAAAATGTTCATGGAGATCATTGAAAACAACCTGAACAACATCATTTCACCGTTCTTGAAGAATATCAGTCATTTTGGGTTTACGCCCACGGAAATGCATATTGCGAGCCTGATCAAGGACGGCAGGAAAACAAAAGAGATTGCCGAATCACTTCACATATCCCGTCGGGCCGTTGAGGTTCACAGGTATAACATTAGAAAAAAACTGAACCTGAACAACAACAGGCGCAACCTGTGTGCTTTTTTGCTTTCCCTTGACCATTGGTCGTGA
- a CDS encoding HD-GYP domain-containing protein has translation MSEDNLHQLLEYLARAAKEVSRGDYRSAGEIFELTKSGKYPPGITELAEAFGMMMVMVEAREENLERLIENLREQKGVLENTSKALHQANIGVLEVLGSAIAKRDHGTSAHNYRVTLYAFHVAAALGHDEKHTRSLIKGSFLHDVGKIGISDAILLKEGHLTGREFEIMKGHVQHGSDIVNSYSWLNDCLDVVLYHHEKFNGTGYMAGLKGDDIPINARIFAVADVFDALTSARPYKGAMSYDEAMDMMRKGRGSHFDPEIVDSLCGLGDALYREIYFGDEDHLRNTLKGRVQDLFREENNH, from the coding sequence TTGAGCGAAGACAACCTGCACCAGCTCCTGGAGTATCTGGCCAGAGCCGCAAAAGAAGTTTCGCGAGGGGACTATCGCTCGGCCGGGGAGATATTCGAGCTTACAAAATCCGGGAAATATCCCCCGGGGATAACGGAGCTTGCCGAGGCCTTCGGGATGATGATGGTGATGGTTGAGGCCCGTGAGGAAAACCTCGAAAGACTGATCGAGAACCTTAGAGAACAGAAAGGTGTTCTGGAAAATACCTCGAAAGCGCTGCACCAGGCAAACATAGGAGTACTCGAGGTCCTGGGGAGCGCCATCGCGAAAAGAGATCACGGGACAAGCGCTCACAATTATCGCGTTACACTTTATGCATTCCACGTGGCGGCCGCTCTGGGTCATGACGAGAAGCACACGAGAAGCCTCATCAAGGGGTCTTTTCTCCACGATGTGGGCAAAATAGGCATCAGCGACGCGATCCTCCTCAAGGAAGGGCACTTAACGGGCAGAGAATTCGAGATCATGAAAGGCCATGTGCAGCATGGTTCCGATATCGTCAACAGCTATTCCTGGCTTAACGACTGTCTCGATGTTGTCCTCTACCACCACGAGAAATTCAATGGCACGGGGTACATGGCCGGTCTGAAGGGAGATGATATCCCCATCAACGCACGGATCTTTGCAGTGGCGGACGTCTTCGACGCATTGACCAGCGCCCGGCCATACAAAGGTGCCATGAGCTACGATGAAGCCATGGATATGATGAGAAAGGGCAGAGGATCGCACTTTGACCCCGAGATAGTCGATAGTCTGTGCGGGCTTGGCGACGCCCTGTACCGGGAGATATATTTCGGAGACGAAGACCACCTGAGGAACACCCTGAAGGGGCGCGTACAGGACCTTTTCAGAGAAGAGAATAACCATTAA